The following are from one region of the Sorghum bicolor cultivar BTx623 chromosome 2, Sorghum_bicolor_NCBIv3, whole genome shotgun sequence genome:
- the LOC8054493 gene encoding LEAF RUST 10 DISEASE-RESISTANCE LOCUS RECEPTOR-LIKE PROTEIN KINASE-like 2.3 — translation MFPFRHRLLTVSVVLVFVLPAPGVHPQAPNLCGTKANGRYACADCSTSAATSDRGPTFEANLLRFRDSLKDMLASNASFLNATFAGDSDTPEETVYGLATCLADAEASDCVACLAAAAGELPGTRCASRRDMVLWYPQCLVRYDNATFFGVADTTKARWFDVPNPSNFSDPSGLAAARERLNGRMLAAAAASPRRFAFDDERVTGANATLHGLAQCTEDLTGKECRRCLAGNVVRVGVCCADMDGVRINAASCYLRYEFMAIVPATPPSMAPLVEPPPPSGGAVSSSRTRRKTTIYIALGSAALLCFLAAGGFWLWKKRRRGSSESLLQVQLQHHYHYPRRYSYAQVKRMTRSFAHKLGQGGNGTVYKGSLPEPDGREVAVKMLKEAKVDGEEFVNEVASISRTSHVNVVTLLGFCLEGSGGSKCKRGLVYEYMPKGSLERYTVGGGGGDGRWCLRWEQLFDVAVGIARGLEYLHRGCSAHIVHFDIKPHNILLDGGLRPKISDFGLAKLCPQKESTIAVSIAGARGTAGYIAPEVFSRHAGAAVTSKSDVYSYGMMVLEMVGATRGGGGTGATTGGASTATSTRYFPEWLYEDLDRFCAEAAAAACGRGRGPDAEEATEEVVRKLVIVGLWCIRLSPQDRPTMSRVVEMLDKTTTADLQLPSSRSGLHVDALTSPQDGPRSGARPTKLSCIGHILLMSASLRSVPLSELGLLN, via the exons ATGTTCCCGTTCCGTCACCGCCTGCTCACCGTCTccgtcgtcctcgtcttcgtcctCCCTGCTCCTGGCGTGCACCCTCAGGCGCCCAACCTCTGCGGGACCAAGGCCAATGGCAGGTACGCCTGCGCAGACTGCTCCACCTCTGCTGCCACCTCCGATCGAGGGCCCACCTTCGAGGCCAATCTCCTCCGTTTCCGGGACTCCCTCAAGGACATGCTCGCCAGCAACGCGAGCTTCCTGAACGCCACCTTCGCGGGCGACAGCGACACGCCGGAGGAGACGGTGTACGGCCTCGCCACGTGCCTCGCGGACGCCGAGGCGTCCGATTGCGTCGCCTGCCtcgccgcggcggccggcgaGTTGCCCGGGACGCGGTGCGCGAGCCGCAGGGACATGGTGCTCTGGTACCCGCAGTGCCTGGTGCGCTACGACAACGCCACCTTCTTCGGCGTGGCGGACACGACGAAGGCGCGCTGGTTCGACGTGCCCAACCCCAGCAACTTCTCCGACCCGTCCGGACTCGCCGCGGCGCGCGAGAGACTGAACGGCCGGAtgctcgcggcggcggcggcgtcgccgcGCCGGTTCGCgttcgacgacgagcgggtcaCCGGCGCCAACGCGACGCTGCACGGGCTGGCGCAGTGCACCGAGGACCTGACCGGCAAGGAGTGCCGGCGCTGCTTGGCGGGGAACGTGGTCCGGGTCGGCGTCTGCTGCGCGGACATGGACGGCGTCCGCATCAACGCGGCCAGCTGCTACCTGCGCTACGAGTTCATGGCCATCGTGCCTGCCACGCCGCCGTCCATGGCGCCGCTGGTGGAACCGCCGCCTCCGTCAGGAGGTGCGGTGAGCTCCTCGAGGACAAGGAGAAAGACAACAATCT ACATCGCGCTGGGTTCGGCGGCGCTGCTTTGCTTCCTTGCTGCCGGAGGTTTCTGGCTATGGAAGAAGCGAAGAAGGGGATCCTCAGAGTCACTGCTGCAGGTGCAGCTGCAGCACCACTACCACTACCCACGACGGTACAGCTACGCGCAGGTGAAGCGGATGACCAGGTCGTTCGCCCACAAGCTGGGGCAAGGCGGCAACGGCACGGTGTACAAGGGCAGTCTCCCGGAGCCGGACGGGCGCGAGGTggcggtgaagatgctcaaggagGCCAAGGTGGACGGCGAGGAGTTCGTGAACGAGGTGGCCAGCATCAGCCGGACGTCGCACGTGAACGTGGTGACGCTGCTGGGGTTCTGCCTGGAGGGATCGGGGGGATCCAAGTGCAAGAGGGGCCTCGTCTACGAGTACATGCCCAAGGGCTCGCTGGAAAGGTAcaccgtcggcggcggcggcggcgacggacgGTGGTGCCTGCGGTGGGAGCAGCTGTTCGACGTGGCGGTGGGCATCGCGCGGGGGCTGGAGTACCTCCACCGCGGCTGCAGCGCCCACATCGTGCACTTCGACATCAAGCCCCACAACATCCTGCTGGACGGCGGACTCCGCCCCAAGATCTCCGACTTCGGGCTGGCCAAGCTGTGCCCGCAGAAGGAGAGCACCATCGCCGTGTCCATCGCCGGCGCCAGGGGCACCGCCGGCTACATCGCGCCGGAGGTCTTCTCCAGGCATGCGGGAGCCGCCGTCACCAGCAAGTCCGACGTGTACAGCTACGGAATGATGGTGCTGGAGATGGTCGGCGCCACCAGAGGCGGTGGCGGAACGGGAGCGACGACCGGCGGGGCGAGCACTGCCACCAGCACCAGGTACTTCCCTGAGTGGCTGTATGAAGATCTGGACCGGTTCTGCGCGgaagcagccgccgccgcctgtgGTCGTGGTCGTGGACCGGATGCGGAGGAAGCCACGGAGGAGGTGGTGAGGAAGCTGGTGATCGTTGGCCTCTGGTGCATCCGCCTCTCGCCGCAGGATCGGCCGACGATGAGCAGGGTCGTCGAGATGCTCGACAAGACAACCACGGCGGACCTGCAGCTGCCCTCCTCAAGGTCAGGTCTCCATGTCGATGCCCTCACAAGCCCACAAGATGGCCCACGCTCTGGTGCTCGGCCCACAAAACTTTCCTGCATCGGACATATATTACTCATGTCAGCGAGCTTGAGGTCCGTCCCATTGAGTGAACTTGGACTATTGAATTAA
- the LOC8054494 gene encoding tobamovirus multiplication protein 1 encodes MRRELASSFATAAATAGASSSAADALRGWWDDVNESPQWQDAAFFSLAAAYALVSAVALIQLIRIQRRVPEFGWTTQKVFHLMNFLVNGVRALVFGFHAHVFLLHTKVYKLVLLDLPGLLFFSTYTLLVLFWAEIYHQARSLPTDKLRPAYIAVNTIIYVVQVCIWIYLGINDNAVIELASKIFIVAVSFIALLGFSVYGGRLFVLLRRFPIESKGRQKKLYEVGTVTAICVTCFLIRCVVVALSAFDADVSLEVLDHPILDFFYYMFAEILPSALVLFVLRKLPPKRVSAQYHPIN; translated from the exons ATGAGGAGGGAGCTCGCTTCCTCCTTCGCTACTGCCGCCGCCACGGCGGGCGCTTCCTCCTCGGCTGCCGACGCGCTCCGGGGCTGGTGGGACGACGTCAACGAGTCGCCCCAGTGGCAGGACGCGGCCTTCttctccctcgccgccgcctaCGCCCTCGTCTCCGCCGTCGCACTG ATTCAGCTCATCAGGATCCAGCGCCGGGTGCCAGAGTTCGGATGGACCACGCAGAAGGTCTTCCACCTCATGAACTTCCTCGTCAATGGGG TCCGTGCTCTGGTATTCGGCTTCCATGCACATGTCTTCCTCCTCCACACAAAA GTATACAAGTTGGTGTTGCTAGATCTCCCCGGGTTGTTGTTTTTCTCCACCTACACCTTGCTTGTGCTCTTCTGGGCAGAAATATACCATCAG GCTAGGAGTCTCCCGACCGACAAGCTAAGGCCTGCATACATTGCCGTTAACACCATCATATATGTTGTCCAG GTTTGCATATGGATATACCTCGGAATAAATGATAATGCTGTGATTGAGCTGGCCAGCAAAATATTCATTGTAGCTGTCTCCTTCATCGCGCTTCTTGGCTTTTCAGTTTATGGTGGAAG GTTATTTGTCTTGCTGAGACGTTTCCCTATTGAATCTAAGGGGCGGCAAAAGAAGCTTTATGAG GTTGGGACTGTGACAGCAATTTGTGTTACCTGCTTCCTGATAAGATGTGTTGTG GTTGCATTATCTGCATTCGATGCCGATGTATCTCTCGAGGTTTTGGATCATCCAATCCTAGATTTCTTCTATTATATG TTCGCGGAGATACTGCCTTCTGCGCTAGTTCTCTTCGTCCTTCGGAAGCTTCCTCCCAAGCGGGTATCGGCGCAATACCACCCTATTAACtag
- the LOC8081578 gene encoding alpha-terpineol synthase, chloroplastic isoform X1, which yields MDCAYHTIMSSVVGVPPVVVCSDSEHRQQVQVAAAVDVESPPPVLQLRRRSANYQPTTWDYDSIISSLSRRPLPLGASEETEEEEAADDDDDANLLQVVVANGNTDSMYNISSETELVQVQASLKDSVRRLLLVLQEEDDDDRSRLMLIRTIHQLQSLGIAYHFHQEIRGILLSLHQQQQQHHLDLHSAALLFRMLRGLGIPASTDMLMSALREEDDKVITDSDGVLALYQASYLAFPGPGETVLDQARALAIGKRAAGRRDDDDDSDCTRLPLPLPLHWTAPRLQAMWSLKGKGDDHNHNKKVAVVDPAILQLAQVDFNLVQALHRRELAEVTRWWKESGLGVGDYSFARDRVVECFFCAACIAPEPRLAECREVLAKIGALLVHLDDIYDVYGTLDELQAFTDAIAAASWENCRCNHLPEYMKAMYSAIWTTSVAAADRVLEKHGYDMLPLYKKAWHELCKAFLVEAQWQQQGHMPSFAEYVSNGWVTSTGPLLLLHALPAAGIIPITQTQTQTQTQANNGAGAGGIVDYPRLVELSSTIFRLCNDCASHEAESERGDAPSSIACCMAEPWCAGEEQARDAVQGVIAETWKALNWEVVVVAASSSSGSVGNDNDPCCSSSETAESMDDHGQPVPQPRPDHPLHLPGRGRHQFADSSHEANGQGPALQPYRPSCPLATASKLLACMQHAFEWPVLLCSAHQVLVLYSDKTYIKSYINM from the exons ATGGATTGTGCATACCATAC GATCATGTCTTCGGTTGTTGGGGTTCCCCCCGTCGTCGTGTGCTCCGACTCCGAGCACCGCCAACAGGTAcaggtcgccgccgccgtggacgTGGAGTCGCCGCCGCCCGTGTTGCAGTTGCGCAGGCGGTCGGCGAACTACCAGCCCACCACCTGGGACTACGACTCCATCATCTCCTCGCTCAGCCGCCGCCCTCTCCCTCTCGGCGCCAGTGAAGAaacagaggaagaagaagccgccgacgacgacgacgacgccaacCTCCTGCAGGTAGTG GTCGCTAATGGCAACACAGATAGTATGTATAATATTAGCAGCGAGACGGAGTTGGTCCAAGTCCAAGCAAGCCTCAAGGACAGCGTCAGGCGACTGCTGCTGGTGCTCCaagaggaggacgacgacgacagaagcAGGCTGATGCTGATCAGGACCATCCATCAGCTGCAGAGCCTTGGAATAGCCTACCATTTCCACCAAGAGATCAGAGGCATTCTCCTGTCActgcaccagcagcagcagcagcatcatcTTGACCTGCATTCAGCTGCGCTTCTTTTCAGAATGCTCCGAGGACTGGGCATTCCTGCATCCACAG ACATGTTGATGAGTGCATTGAGAGAGGAAGACGACAAGGTAATAACTGACAGCGACGGAGTGCTCGCTCTGTACCAAGCTTCATATCTTGCCTTCCCgggaccgggagagacggtgcTGGACCAAGCAAGAGCGTTGGCTATCGGCAAGCGAGCTGCAGGACGACGTGACGATGACGATGACTCTGACTGCACACGCCTGCCGTTGCCGTTGCCGTTGCACTGGACAGCTCCGAGGCTGCAGGCCATGTGGTCGCTCAAGGGCAAGGGCGACGACCATAACCATAACAAGAAGGTCGCCGTCGTCGATCCGGCCATCCTGCAGCTGGCTCAGGTGGACTTCAACCTGGTGCAGGCTCTCCACCGGCGAGAGCTCGCGGAGGTGACGAGGTGGTGGAAGGAGAGCGGCCTGGGCGTGGGCGACTACTCCTTCGCCAGGGACCGCGTGGTGGAGTGCTTCTTCTGCGCCGCCTGCATCGCGCCGGAGCCGCGCCTGGCGGAGTGCAGGGAGGTGCTAGCCAAGATCGGCGCCCTCCTCGTCCACCTCGACGACATCTACGACGTGTACGGCACTCTGGATGAGCTCCAGGCCTTCACTGACGCCATTGCCGCCGCCAGCTGGGAGAACTGCCGCTGCAACCACCTCCCCGAGTACATGAAGGCCATGTACTCCGCCATCTGGACAACTTCGGTCGCCGCGGCAGATCGCGTGCTCGAGAAACATGGATACGACATGCTTCCACTCTACAAGAAAGCG TGGCACGAGCTGTGCAAGGCGTTCCTGGTGGAAGCGCAGTGGCAGCAGCAGGGACACATGCCCAGCTTCGCCGAGTACGTCAGCAACGGCTGGGTCACGTCGACGGGGCCTCTCCTGCTGCTCCATGCACTTCCCGCAGCAGGCATTATTCCCATCACGCAGACGCAGACGCAGACGCAGACGCAGGCCAAtaatggcgccggcgccggcggcatcGTCGACTACCCGAGGCTGGTGGAGCTGTCCTCGACCATCTTCCGCCTCTGCAACGACTGCGCGTCGCACGAGGCCGAGTCAGAGCGAGGGGACGCGCCGTCGTCCATCGCCTGCTGCATGGCCGAGCCCTGGTGCGCCGGCGAGGAGCAAGCCCGCGACGCCGTCCAGGGCGTCATCGCCGAGACCTGGAAGGCGCTCAACtgggaggtcgtcgtcgtcgccgcctcctcctcctccgggtcCGTTGGTAACGATAACGACCCCTGCTGCTCATCATCAGAAACGGCGGAAAGCATGGACGACCATGGCCAACCTGTGCCTCAACCTCGCCCGGATCATCCACTGCATCTACCAGGACGGGGACGGCATCAGTTCGCCGACTCATCGCATGAAGCAAATGGTCAAGGACCTGCTCTTCAACCCTATCGTCCATCTTGTCCTCTAGCTACAGCTAGCAAACTACtagcatgcatgcaacatgcttTTGAATGGCCTGTCCTCCTCTGCTCGGCTCATCAAGTGCTGGTGCTCTACAGTGACAAGACATACATCAAGTCATATATAAATATGTAA
- the LOC8054492 gene encoding polyadenylate-binding protein RBP45, with translation MASPHPLSWADAPPFYYHGTTPQPAPDSSSDGAGPRSLWIGGLLHWMDEDYLYACFTTSPELLSVVIRRSKQTGQSEGFGFLNFADHTTAAQILKSYNGHKMPNSVQDFKLNWATQQPAPDKLPDPHFKLDPAMQQDVPQRHDDDNSSSEHFIFVGDLAYDVTEYMLHHLFKTRYASVKRAKIIVDRFTGRSKGYGFVQFGDVNEQTQALTEMNGAYCSTRPMRIGPVPNKKKFSHNKQGTEPYHDNNSRLFVRQLDQSVTYEDMIQAFRPYGELIDVNILAGKGFGFVTYSNRPSAEEAIRMLNGSQLGGKAIKLSWGRSADKQAQRNSGGFGWSPQDPYAYAQTGHPGYGYYQQQLPAVQ, from the exons ATGGCTTCGCCGCACCCGCTCAGCTGGGCCGACGCGCCGCCCTTTTACTACCACGGGACGACACCCCAGCCGGCACCCGACTCCTCCTCCGACGGGGCCGGGCCGCGCTCGCTCTGGATCGGCGGCCTGCTGCACTGGATGGACGAGGACTACCTCTACGCCTGCTTCACCACCTCGCCCGAG CTTCTTTCCGTTGTCATCAGACGGAGCAAGCAGACTGGGCAATCAGAGGGTTTTGGCTTTCTCAATTTTGCTGACCATACCACCGCTGCTCAGATTCTCAAGTCTTACAATGGTCACAAGATGCCTAACTCTGTTCAAGATTTCAAGCTCAACTGGGCCACTCAACAACCTGCTCCcgacaaacttcctgatccaCATTTCAAGCTCGACCCGGCCATGCAGCAGGATGTGCCTCAGAGGCACGACGACGATAATTCCTCATCTGAGCATTTCATATTTGTTGGGGACTTGGCCTATGATGTCACAGAATACATGCTACACCATCTGTTCAAGACCCGCTACGCATCAGTGAAGAGGGCGAAAATTATCGTTGACAGGTTCACTGGTCGCTCGAAAGGCtatggctttgttcagtttggAGATGTCAATGAGCAGACACAAGCACTGACAGAAATGAATGGAGCCTACTGTTCTACCAGGCCTATGCGGATTGGACCTGTTCCCAACAAGAAAA AATTTTCCCACAACAAACAAGGGACTGAGCCTTATCATGATAACAATTCAAGG CTATTTGTTAGGCAACTTGACCAAAGTGTCACTTATGAAGATATGATACAAGCCTTTCGTCCATATGGAGAGCTTATTGATGTCAATATATTAGCAGGGAAGGGCTTTGGGTTTGTCACATACTCTAATAG GCCATCAGCAGAGGAAGCCATTAGAATGCTAAATGGAAGTCAACTGGGAGGTAAAGCTATAAAACTTTCATGGGGCCGTTCTGCTGACAAGCAG GCTCAAAGGAATAGCGGCGGCTTCGGTTGGTCTCCTCAGGATCCCTATGCTTATGCTCAGACCGGCCATCCGGGATATGGATATTACCAACAGCAGCTGCCCGCAGTGCAG TGA
- the LOC8054491 gene encoding uncharacterized GPI-anchored protein At1g61900, with translation MAPAGRLLAVAALSFLCLQGLWGDSGSALAQSQPPLHRIVRAEANDGGGGGLMPELPPSGFMPMPDLSPSPSGSPRPFVPFLAPAPLAPFFNNSTPKLSGKCTLNFTAVDKLMTTTAVDCFTSFAPFLANVICCPQLQATLTILIGQSSKQTGSLALDPTVANYCLSDVQELLLSQGASDNLHSLCSVHLSNVTEGSCPVSTVDSFESVVDSSKLLEACRKIDSVNECCSQTCQNAINEAAQKISSKDGGLTTYPGSPKVDSCRNVVLRWLSSRLDPQSAKEMLRQISNCNVNGVCPLSFPDTSKVAKECGGTMKNSTACCKAMLTYVAHLQKQSFITNLQALNCASFLGAKLQKMNVSTNVYSSCQITLKDFSLQVGSQESGCLLPSMPSDASFDSTSGISFTCDLNDNIAAPWPSSMQAPSSSCNKSVNIPERPAATSAQNGVNHKNLKLRLLASLVSLLLVLLVQV, from the exons ATGGCGCCTGCCGGGCGGCTCCTCGCGGTAGCCGCCCTCTCCTTCCTCT GTTTGCAGGGGCTGTGGGGCGATTCAGGCAGCGCATTGGCTCAGAGCCAGCCGCCGCTTCACCGGATCGTTCGCGCAGAGGCAaatgacggcggcggcggcggcctcatGCCGGAGCTCCCGCCCAGTGGCTTCATGCCCATGCCGGACCTCTCACCCTCACCCAGCGGCTCCCCGAGGCCATTTGTTCCCTTCCTGGCTCCCGCACCACTCGCGCCCTTCTTTAACAACAGCACGCCAAAGCTCTCAG GGAAATGCACACTCAACTTTACCGCTGTCGACAAACTCATGACCACCACGGCTGTCGACTGCTTCACCTCGTTTGCACCTTTCTTGGCCAATGTCATCTGCTGCCCGCAGCTTCAGGCAACACTGACCATCCTCATAGGGCAGTCTAGCAAGCAGACAGGGTCTCTCGCATTGGATCCCACGGTGGCCAACTACTGCCTGTCGGATGTCCAGGAGCTGTTGTTGAGCCAAGGCGCCAGTGATAATCTCCATAGCCTTTGCTCGGTTCACCTCTCGAATGTAACTGAGGGGTCCTGCCCTGTTAGCACTGTGGATTCGTTTGAGAGCGTCGTTGATTCGTCCAAGCTCCTTGAGGCCTGTCGGAAGATCGACTCTGTTAATGAGTGCTGCAGCCAGACATGCCAGAATGCGATAAATGAAGCTGCCCAGAAAATCTCGTCTAAGGATGGAGGTTTGACGACCTACCCTGGGAGCCCCAAGGTTGACAGTTGCAGGAACGTAGTTCTGAGATGGTTGTCAAGCAGGCTTGACCCACAGTCCGCGAAGGAAATGTTGAGGCAGATATCTAACTGTAATGTCAATGGAG TTTGTCCGCTAAGTTTTCCAGACACAAGTAAGGTGGCAAAAGAGTGTGgtggaacgatgaagaacagtaCTGCATGTTGCAAGGCTATGTTAACTTATGTAGCCCATTTGCAAAAGCAAAGCTTCATAACAAACTTGCAAGCTTTAAATTGTGCTTCTTTCCTTGGGGCAAAGTTGCAAAAGATGAATGTTAGCACGAATGTCTATAGCTCTTGTCAAATAACACTAAAAGATTTTTCACTTCAAG TTGGATCTCAAG AATCTGGATGCCTCCTTCCAAGTATGCCCTCTGATGCATCTTTCGACAGCACTTCTGGGATTAGCTTCACATGTGATCTGAATGACAACATTGCTGCTCCATGGCCATCTTCCATGCAAGCACCATCTTCATCATGCAACAAGT CTGTCAATATCCCAGAGCGACCCGCTGCGACATCGGCACAAAATG GTGTGAACCACAAGAACCTGAAGCTAAGGCTGCTTGCTTCTTTGGTCTCCCTTCTTCTGGTGCTCTTGGTACAAGTTTAG
- the LOC8081578 gene encoding alpha-terpineol synthase, chloroplastic isoform X2, producing the protein MDCAYHTIMSSVVGVPPVVVCSDSEHRQQVQVAAAVDVESPPPVLQLRRRSANYQPTTWDYDSIISSLSRRPLPLGASEETEEEEAADDDDDANLLQVANGNTDSMYNISSETELVQVQASLKDSVRRLLLVLQEEDDDDRSRLMLIRTIHQLQSLGIAYHFHQEIRGILLSLHQQQQQHHLDLHSAALLFRMLRGLGIPASTDMLMSALREEDDKVITDSDGVLALYQASYLAFPGPGETVLDQARALAIGKRAAGRRDDDDDSDCTRLPLPLPLHWTAPRLQAMWSLKGKGDDHNHNKKVAVVDPAILQLAQVDFNLVQALHRRELAEVTRWWKESGLGVGDYSFARDRVVECFFCAACIAPEPRLAECREVLAKIGALLVHLDDIYDVYGTLDELQAFTDAIAAASWENCRCNHLPEYMKAMYSAIWTTSVAAADRVLEKHGYDMLPLYKKAWHELCKAFLVEAQWQQQGHMPSFAEYVSNGWVTSTGPLLLLHALPAAGIIPITQTQTQTQTQANNGAGAGGIVDYPRLVELSSTIFRLCNDCASHEAESERGDAPSSIACCMAEPWCAGEEQARDAVQGVIAETWKALNWEVVVVAASSSSGSVGNDNDPCCSSSETAESMDDHGQPVPQPRPDHPLHLPGRGRHQFADSSHEANGQGPALQPYRPSCPLATASKLLACMQHAFEWPVLLCSAHQVLVLYSDKTYIKSYINM; encoded by the exons ATGGATTGTGCATACCATAC GATCATGTCTTCGGTTGTTGGGGTTCCCCCCGTCGTCGTGTGCTCCGACTCCGAGCACCGCCAACAGGTAcaggtcgccgccgccgtggacgTGGAGTCGCCGCCGCCCGTGTTGCAGTTGCGCAGGCGGTCGGCGAACTACCAGCCCACCACCTGGGACTACGACTCCATCATCTCCTCGCTCAGCCGCCGCCCTCTCCCTCTCGGCGCCAGTGAAGAaacagaggaagaagaagccgccgacgacgacgacgacgccaacCTCCTGCAG GTCGCTAATGGCAACACAGATAGTATGTATAATATTAGCAGCGAGACGGAGTTGGTCCAAGTCCAAGCAAGCCTCAAGGACAGCGTCAGGCGACTGCTGCTGGTGCTCCaagaggaggacgacgacgacagaagcAGGCTGATGCTGATCAGGACCATCCATCAGCTGCAGAGCCTTGGAATAGCCTACCATTTCCACCAAGAGATCAGAGGCATTCTCCTGTCActgcaccagcagcagcagcagcatcatcTTGACCTGCATTCAGCTGCGCTTCTTTTCAGAATGCTCCGAGGACTGGGCATTCCTGCATCCACAG ACATGTTGATGAGTGCATTGAGAGAGGAAGACGACAAGGTAATAACTGACAGCGACGGAGTGCTCGCTCTGTACCAAGCTTCATATCTTGCCTTCCCgggaccgggagagacggtgcTGGACCAAGCAAGAGCGTTGGCTATCGGCAAGCGAGCTGCAGGACGACGTGACGATGACGATGACTCTGACTGCACACGCCTGCCGTTGCCGTTGCCGTTGCACTGGACAGCTCCGAGGCTGCAGGCCATGTGGTCGCTCAAGGGCAAGGGCGACGACCATAACCATAACAAGAAGGTCGCCGTCGTCGATCCGGCCATCCTGCAGCTGGCTCAGGTGGACTTCAACCTGGTGCAGGCTCTCCACCGGCGAGAGCTCGCGGAGGTGACGAGGTGGTGGAAGGAGAGCGGCCTGGGCGTGGGCGACTACTCCTTCGCCAGGGACCGCGTGGTGGAGTGCTTCTTCTGCGCCGCCTGCATCGCGCCGGAGCCGCGCCTGGCGGAGTGCAGGGAGGTGCTAGCCAAGATCGGCGCCCTCCTCGTCCACCTCGACGACATCTACGACGTGTACGGCACTCTGGATGAGCTCCAGGCCTTCACTGACGCCATTGCCGCCGCCAGCTGGGAGAACTGCCGCTGCAACCACCTCCCCGAGTACATGAAGGCCATGTACTCCGCCATCTGGACAACTTCGGTCGCCGCGGCAGATCGCGTGCTCGAGAAACATGGATACGACATGCTTCCACTCTACAAGAAAGCG TGGCACGAGCTGTGCAAGGCGTTCCTGGTGGAAGCGCAGTGGCAGCAGCAGGGACACATGCCCAGCTTCGCCGAGTACGTCAGCAACGGCTGGGTCACGTCGACGGGGCCTCTCCTGCTGCTCCATGCACTTCCCGCAGCAGGCATTATTCCCATCACGCAGACGCAGACGCAGACGCAGACGCAGGCCAAtaatggcgccggcgccggcggcatcGTCGACTACCCGAGGCTGGTGGAGCTGTCCTCGACCATCTTCCGCCTCTGCAACGACTGCGCGTCGCACGAGGCCGAGTCAGAGCGAGGGGACGCGCCGTCGTCCATCGCCTGCTGCATGGCCGAGCCCTGGTGCGCCGGCGAGGAGCAAGCCCGCGACGCCGTCCAGGGCGTCATCGCCGAGACCTGGAAGGCGCTCAACtgggaggtcgtcgtcgtcgccgcctcctcctcctccgggtcCGTTGGTAACGATAACGACCCCTGCTGCTCATCATCAGAAACGGCGGAAAGCATGGACGACCATGGCCAACCTGTGCCTCAACCTCGCCCGGATCATCCACTGCATCTACCAGGACGGGGACGGCATCAGTTCGCCGACTCATCGCATGAAGCAAATGGTCAAGGACCTGCTCTTCAACCCTATCGTCCATCTTGTCCTCTAGCTACAGCTAGCAAACTACtagcatgcatgcaacatgcttTTGAATGGCCTGTCCTCCTCTGCTCGGCTCATCAAGTGCTGGTGCTCTACAGTGACAAGACATACATCAAGTCATATATAAATATGTAA